The Candidatus Koribacter versatilis Ellin345 genome has a segment encoding these proteins:
- a CDS encoding HAAS signaling domain-containing protein, which translates to MQLIDRYLYAVGRHLPKERRDDILAELRANILEMAEDREQELGRPLTIAEEEEILKKHGHPMQVASRYLPKRYLIGPGVFPFYWYTMRIVLPWVMLLYTVANFGRFITEPVTVQRLVEIVFGFFPVAFYFAAWMTLVFGLLEYARENYMSNPNLLYSWKPSKLPQVPQPQPEVPEKRPNPIFDFIGSLFGLAFLIMLRQHPMWILGPAMNYPHVPRPAAIWTTVYEMAIVFVSIQLAMKGMVIFSPNSRGWRIATMLVTKLSAITIIGFLLTANEFVVPGPGSDASLNDAVRQINFACHLGWRAVMIIVVLQFFWEIAKLAYPKLRSVKQLPKLFLVP; encoded by the coding sequence ATGCAACTGATTGATCGCTATTTATATGCCGTAGGACGACATCTGCCGAAGGAACGCCGTGACGACATCCTCGCCGAACTGCGCGCCAACATTCTGGAAATGGCGGAGGACCGCGAGCAGGAGCTCGGACGTCCGCTGACGATCGCGGAAGAGGAAGAGATCCTCAAGAAGCACGGGCATCCGATGCAGGTGGCTTCGCGGTATTTGCCAAAGCGCTATCTGATCGGCCCCGGCGTCTTTCCGTTCTATTGGTACACGATGAGGATCGTGTTGCCATGGGTGATGCTGCTCTACACGGTTGCAAATTTTGGGCGTTTCATCACCGAGCCCGTCACCGTGCAGCGGCTTGTCGAGATTGTTTTCGGATTCTTTCCGGTTGCATTCTACTTTGCCGCTTGGATGACGCTGGTTTTTGGGCTGCTGGAATATGCGCGCGAAAACTACATGTCGAACCCCAACCTTCTCTACTCGTGGAAGCCGAGCAAGTTGCCGCAGGTGCCGCAGCCCCAGCCGGAGGTTCCGGAGAAAAGGCCCAACCCGATCTTCGACTTTATCGGCAGCCTCTTCGGGTTGGCATTCCTCATCATGCTTCGGCAACACCCGATGTGGATTCTTGGCCCGGCGATGAACTACCCGCACGTGCCGCGTCCGGCAGCTATTTGGACGACTGTGTACGAGATGGCGATCGTGTTCGTCAGCATTCAACTGGCAATGAAGGGCATGGTGATTTTCTCGCCGAACTCGCGGGGCTGGCGGATTGCCACGATGCTGGTTACAAAGTTGAGCGCGATTACGATCATCGGATTTCTGCTCACCGCGAATGAGTTCGTGGTGCCAGGACCGGGAAGTGACGCCAGCCTTAACGATGCGGTGCGGCAGATCAACTTTGCGTGCCACCTGGGCTGGCGCGCGGTGATGATCATTGTCGTGCTGCAGTTCTTCTGGGAGATAGCAAAGCTTGCGTATCCGAAGCTGCGATCGGTGAAGCAACTGCCGAAGCTCTTTCTGGTGCCGTAA
- a CDS encoding RNA polymerase sigma factor — translation MARKSAVDPAVVTAAMNGDREAFEEIYLQYRTLVFAVCNRLVKNQAISEELVQDTFLLLLRKIHLFKGRSQFGTWLYQIARNTALMYIRDQQAKDNNESLGQWQEDATKVVQLERVLRVQDSNLRSITDRVTLERLIAKMAPGYRSTLLLHDFHGYEHREICEIMNVRQGTSKSQLHKGRKRLRAMLEAAA, via the coding sequence ATGGCCCGCAAATCAGCAGTCGATCCCGCCGTAGTCACCGCAGCAATGAATGGTGATCGAGAAGCGTTCGAAGAAATCTACCTGCAATATCGAACCTTGGTCTTTGCGGTGTGCAATCGCTTGGTGAAGAACCAGGCCATCAGCGAAGAACTCGTCCAGGACACCTTCCTTCTGCTGCTTCGCAAAATTCATCTCTTCAAAGGTCGCTCGCAGTTTGGGACATGGCTGTACCAGATCGCGCGCAACACGGCGCTGATGTACATCCGCGACCAGCAGGCGAAGGACAACAACGAATCGCTTGGGCAATGGCAGGAAGACGCCACCAAGGTGGTTCAGTTGGAGCGCGTGCTGCGCGTGCAGGACAGCAACCTGCGGAGCATCACCGATCGCGTAACGCTTGAGCGGTTGATAGCGAAGATGGCGCCAGGGTATCGGTCTACGCTGTTGCTGCACGATTTCCACGGCTACGAGCACCGGGAAATTTGCGAGATCATGAACGTCCGGCAGGGGACGAGCAAATCGCAGCTTCATAAGGGACGCAAGCGGCTGCGCGCCATGCTGGAAGCGGCGGCGTAA
- a CDS encoding low affinity iron permease family protein, producing the protein MAQSTSKEEKHLDFQGFATTASNLVGTRWSFLAAVIIIVAWAVTGPIFHYSDTWQLIINTGTTIVTFLMVFLIQNTQNRDARAIHLKLDEIIRSIHHAHNEMINIEKLSDEELSELAKQYDAIRDECEARKSRQAA; encoded by the coding sequence ATGGCGCAGTCCACGTCGAAAGAAGAAAAACACTTAGATTTTCAGGGTTTTGCCACCACTGCCTCGAACCTCGTCGGCACCCGCTGGTCGTTCCTCGCCGCGGTCATCATCATCGTCGCGTGGGCTGTCACCGGGCCAATCTTTCACTACTCCGACACCTGGCAGCTCATCATCAATACCGGCACCACCATCGTCACGTTCCTCATGGTCTTCCTCATCCAGAACACGCAGAACCGCGACGCGCGTGCCATCCACCTGAAGCTTGATGAAATCATCCGTTCGATTCACCACGCGCACAACGAGATGATCAATATAGAAAAGCTCTCGGACGAAGAATTGTCGGAGCTAGCGAAACAATACGACGCCATCCGCGACGAATGCGAAGCCCGCAAATCCCGCCAAGCCGCCTGA